A window of Sphingobacterium kitahiroshimense genomic DNA:
TGGCATAGTTGAGTAGGAATTGCTCTTTGGTTTGTCTATTTTTAAAGCATGAAAGATTTAAAAGCCGTATTTTTTGATTTTGATGGGACATTGGTGGATTCTGAACGTTTTTATTTTGAAGCATGGAAGCCAATTCTTAAGTATCATTTTTCAATTGATTTAGATTTTGAGACTTGGATTCAACATTTTGCAGGACATACTTTAGCGCGTAATCTATTGACGATGAAAGAGCTCTGGGACGTAGAGGTAAAAGAAGAATTTATGTGGAGAACCACCAGGGAAAATTATGCACAACAAGATATGCTGAGTATACCCCTAATGCCCCATGCAAGAGAATTGATTCATTTTTTGGTTGAACAGGATATTCAGATCGGATTAGTGACTTCTAATTTTAGGCCAACTGTAGATCGCATGTTGACACATTATGATTTACATGAGCATTTTTCCTGGTTTGTAACACGTGAAGATGTTGTTAATCCAAAGCCTAATCCATCTTGTTATGAAAAAGCATTACAGTTATCGGGCTTTAATAGGGAAGAGGTCGTTGCTATAGAAGATACTGCAACAGGCGCGAGAGCGGCAATCGATGCCGGATTGAAGTGCATTGCTGTCACCAAACAAAAAGCTGAGCGTGATCGTCTGGATTTTGCAACCTATCTTTTTTCAGACTTAAAAGAGGTTAATGCTATCCTGAGGTAGTTTTTTGCATTTTTGTTACAAAAAATTAATCGTTTTAGCTTTGTTATTTTTAATATTATCTTTAATATTACAGCAGTAAGAACACCTTATTATGATGAATCGAAGAACCCTTGTTAAGCAATTGTTTATTATTGCGGGAGGAATTGCTCTATTGCCATCTTGCCTTCGTGAACAAGGAGGGGCATCTATTGTGCTCCAAAATATTAAGTTATCTGCAACAGATGAAGATTTCTTAGCAAAATTAGCTGAAAT
This region includes:
- a CDS encoding HAD family hydrolase, with translation MKDLKAVFFDFDGTLVDSERFYFEAWKPILKYHFSIDLDFETWIQHFAGHTLARNLLTMKELWDVEVKEEFMWRTTRENYAQQDMLSIPLMPHARELIHFLVEQDIQIGLVTSNFRPTVDRMLTHYDLHEHFSWFVTREDVVNPKPNPSCYEKALQLSGFNREEVVAIEDTATGARAAIDAGLKCIAVTKQKAERDRLDFATYLFSDLKEVNAILR